The proteins below are encoded in one region of Thermococcus sp.:
- a CDS encoding metalloregulator ArsR/SmtB family transcription factor has protein sequence MDDLRAQLEELKKRLELLEENIDPVDEVMLSIKARLRRKLEGGKLPELDEEKAAKTLKALANPDRIRILKMLSERPMGFKEIKEALGVESPTVSHHLKLLTKTGMVRKGERYEISPNGRLFLRLLEIITALEEVEE, from the coding sequence ATGGACGACCTGAGGGCCCAGCTTGAGGAGCTGAAGAAGAGGCTGGAACTCCTTGAAGAAAATATAGACCCGGTTGACGAGGTCATGCTCTCCATAAAGGCCCGCCTGCGGAGGAAGCTTGAGGGGGGCAAACTTCCCGAACTCGACGAGGAGAAAGCGGCAAAGACCCTCAAGGCTTTGGCGAATCCCGACAGGATTAGGATACTCAAGATGCTCTCCGAGAGGCCGATGGGGTTCAAGGAGATAAAGGAGGCTTTGGGCGTTGAGAGCCCAACGGTTTCTCACCACCTCAAGCTCCTCACGAAGACTGGGATGGTGAGGAAGGGTGAAAGATACGAGATCTCTCCAAACGGACGTTTGTTTCTGCGTTTGCTTGAGATAATCACCGCCCTTGAGGAGGTGGAAGAATGA
- a CDS encoding DUF4097 family beta strand repeat-containing protein: MRMIFENVKEVEIKAVNGRLNIEGWEQSHVEVDYTKYGDVDVKVKQRGSRLIIKEEPKKRFLNFLGKSGWAEINLKVPRDVIINARNVNGELKARGVRFAGATTVNGDIHLENCEAEKLSTVNGGIRAHLRVASFLKASTVNGNLDITLDDLDGDVELSSVNGDVILHLTDLCDAKIVTKSVHGDIEFNGIDPENPVIGIGDYEVKVSTVNGDVMIELV, from the coding sequence ATGAGGATGATCTTTGAAAACGTGAAGGAAGTCGAGATAAAGGCCGTGAACGGAAGGCTGAACATTGAGGGCTGGGAGCAAAGCCACGTGGAAGTCGATTACACAAAGTATGGTGATGTGGACGTTAAGGTCAAGCAGAGGGGGAGCAGGCTCATCATAAAAGAGGAGCCGAAGAAGAGGTTTCTCAATTTTCTCGGGAAAAGCGGATGGGCCGAGATAAACCTGAAGGTGCCCAGAGACGTAATTATAAACGCCAGGAACGTGAACGGTGAACTTAAAGCCAGGGGAGTGCGCTTTGCTGGAGCAACGACGGTTAACGGGGATATTCACCTTGAGAACTGCGAAGCTGAAAAGCTCTCCACGGTAAACGGTGGGATAAGGGCTCACCTGAGGGTCGCTAGTTTTCTCAAGGCCTCAACCGTGAACGGAAACCTTGATATAACGCTGGATGATCTTGATGGTGACGTTGAGCTGAGCAGCGTCAACGGTGATGTAATCCTTCACCTCACCGATCTCTGCGACGCGAAAATAGTAACCAAAAGCGTGCATGGAGACATCGAGTTTAATGGAATAGACCCGGAGAACCCTGTAATTGGAATCGGCGACTACGAGGTCAAGGTGAGCACGGTAAACGGGGACGTGATGATAGAACTGGTCTGA
- a CDS encoding MFS transporter, translated as MSLNRNFWLFAFGRFVSQLGWAVQDVALPLYVLDKTHSGSMMTTFILAEMIPALLVMPFAGVIGDRYNRKHLMVGFDLARGILLFGILAFNFIGIYQLLVVQVVMATMGAFFGASTGAMFPDLVEPDELERANSITSSFNIFARLVGPALGGFIYAIGGIALALLVNAVSFFGSGLFEILIKYEWKAKELEGLGQVVSDIREGVAFIRSNRYLWTLMGFAIFMIAFAQPFGAVLMPYAMREILKFSSYQFGLQQSAFMVGALIGNALIAAKFGKKAGKYIFHALLFDGVMILVFTWLISPFAGLSTASAFLLLAGVNVLWGAVEAFLNVPINSKIQRAVPSEVRGRVFSAMAVLMHSAGPLGLLAVGPLLDRFSAWMVSLGLWVGMGAVVLYYWMKHREILAGEDGSGRGESGENKPGVT; from the coding sequence ATGAGCCTCAACAGAAACTTCTGGCTCTTCGCTTTCGGAAGGTTCGTCTCCCAGCTCGGCTGGGCGGTTCAGGACGTAGCGTTGCCCCTTTACGTTCTGGATAAGACGCACAGTGGAAGCATGATGACGACCTTCATCTTAGCGGAGATGATACCCGCTTTACTCGTCATGCCCTTTGCGGGCGTAATAGGCGACCGCTACAACAGGAAGCACCTAATGGTCGGCTTCGACCTCGCGCGAGGGATTCTGCTCTTCGGCATTTTGGCCTTTAACTTCATTGGGATTTACCAGCTCCTCGTCGTCCAGGTAGTTATGGCCACGATGGGGGCGTTCTTTGGAGCATCAACGGGCGCGATGTTTCCGGATCTGGTTGAGCCGGACGAGCTTGAGAGGGCCAACTCCATAACGAGTTCCTTCAACATCTTCGCCAGACTTGTTGGCCCGGCATTGGGAGGTTTCATCTATGCAATCGGCGGCATTGCCTTAGCCCTCCTCGTCAACGCGGTCAGCTTCTTCGGTTCCGGTCTCTTTGAAATCCTCATCAAATACGAGTGGAAGGCCAAGGAACTTGAGGGTCTCGGCCAGGTTGTTTCCGACATAAGGGAGGGGGTAGCCTTCATCCGCTCCAACCGCTACCTCTGGACTCTCATGGGCTTTGCGATATTCATGATAGCCTTTGCACAGCCATTTGGAGCTGTTCTAATGCCCTACGCGATGAGGGAAATCCTGAAGTTCTCAAGCTACCAGTTCGGCCTCCAGCAGAGCGCCTTTATGGTCGGAGCTTTGATTGGAAACGCGCTGATAGCGGCGAAGTTCGGCAAAAAGGCCGGGAAATACATCTTCCACGCCCTCCTCTTCGACGGCGTCATGATACTGGTCTTCACGTGGCTCATAAGTCCGTTTGCCGGCCTCTCCACGGCCTCTGCCTTCCTCCTCTTGGCGGGCGTTAACGTCCTCTGGGGGGCGGTTGAGGCCTTCCTCAACGTGCCGATAAACTCGAAAATACAGCGCGCCGTGCCGAGCGAGGTTCGCGGAAGGGTTTTCTCTGCAATGGCCGTTCTCATGCATTCCGCCGGTCCTCTCGGCCTCCTCGCGGTCGGTCCGCTCCTCGACAGGTTTTCCGCGTGGATGGTCTCTCTAGGTCTCTGGGTTGGTATGGGCGCGGTGGTGCTCTACTACTGGATGAAGCACCGGGAAATCCTCGCGGGAGAAGATGGGAGCGGCAGAGGAGAAAGTGGAGAAAACAAGCCGGGGGTCACCTGA
- a CDS encoding cob(I)yrinic acid a,c-diamide adenosyltransferase — MSITTKTGDKGLTGLFTGDRVAKYSPIMEANGTIDELDSFLGEAKHYVPEEMADILEKIQVQLYGIMGELASKGKYVKVGEEEVRWMEELIAKYEEEFQMKAFILPGSTIASAKLDICRTIARRAERKVAKLVLDYGFGKNALVYLNRLSDLLFIMARVIEKREGKVKEVR, encoded by the coding sequence ATGTCCATTACAACAAAAACCGGAGACAAGGGTTTGACGGGCCTCTTCACCGGCGACCGCGTCGCGAAGTATTCGCCGATAATGGAGGCCAACGGAACGATAGACGAGCTTGACAGCTTCCTCGGGGAGGCGAAGCACTACGTTCCGGAGGAGATGGCTGATATACTGGAGAAGATACAGGTCCAGCTCTACGGCATCATGGGCGAGCTTGCCAGCAAGGGGAAGTACGTCAAGGTCGGCGAGGAGGAAGTCAGGTGGATGGAGGAGCTGATAGCGAAGTACGAGGAAGAGTTCCAGATGAAGGCCTTCATTCTTCCCGGTTCAACGATAGCGAGCGCAAAGCTGGACATCTGCAGGACTATAGCCAGAAGGGCCGAGAGGAAGGTTGCCAAGCTCGTCCTCGACTACGGCTTTGGAAAAAACGCCCTCGTCTACCTCAACAGGCTCAGCGACCTGCTCTTCATAATGGCGCGCGTTATCGAGAAGAGGGAGGGGAAGGTCAAGGAGGTCAGGTGA
- a CDS encoding DUF4350 domain-containing protein: protein MRRMAILIVILLVVGAVPFSALKPAAAAVPSKTVQIVASADAYSSYKYGKYYKWYSYHEYKGKYEVAVGNTSYYAKERSYFRFDLSEIPSIADIQSAQVCVYVAYIKYRSPLMNVGIYNITNDWNENYTKPAPVPGELLYNTTLKKGWVCFDVTDYIKGKFPAEKTFSFVLKLVDESISNYAWIYSRENSYDRPHLEITYRIPVAISSLTVSKPYYTSSPMKISSTITNGGENDVQLTYTLTIDNKTVENKTITVPGGGEVTETYTWFTTKAGTHTIKAEIRGDGFSDTAETVINVEYNPYILFASLSRLYANFFEREYPNVQALYENFTGTVDQLQKCGVDLGDIKDEVKTINEEYTKMQREYQRYLKVKENPLYQRVQYSYPITLHIRKALFLERDVEKRIKKVLPILQRTLEQVLPSCTAPTGNQTNVTSSNVTIVIPKVLIDLSHDQYYINKYGYQGLLNGIENELGWEVYVNLEPLTYEKLKKYDVLILTNPKKPLTSDEIEAIREFVQNGGGLIVSGDWYKYVNIESLNELLQGTGIQFEKTELMDEEENSGRPYYPFVGIYNRDSPITKFIPEDWKMYYNGDTLMIGGSAVWVIRGFDSSYAVDADGNIVYEKGSEPIVAAAVTFGKGRIVAYGSSRTFSDVYYSKYIKSNWPFIKGALLWLVGQS, encoded by the coding sequence ATGAGGCGGATGGCCATTCTCATTGTAATTCTTCTTGTTGTAGGGGCCGTACCTTTCTCGGCGCTTAAACCAGCAGCCGCTGCAGTGCCCTCAAAAACTGTCCAGATAGTCGCCTCTGCCGACGCGTACAGTTCCTACAAGTACGGCAAGTACTACAAGTGGTACAGCTACCATGAGTACAAGGGAAAATACGAAGTGGCCGTTGGCAATACAAGTTATTATGCAAAGGAACGCTCATACTTCCGCTTTGACCTCTCCGAGATTCCCTCTATCGCCGATATCCAGAGTGCCCAAGTTTGCGTTTACGTTGCTTATATCAAGTACCGCTCACCACTGATGAACGTTGGAATATACAACATAACCAACGACTGGAACGAAAACTATACCAAACCGGCTCCGGTGCCCGGAGAGCTCCTCTACAACACAACACTCAAGAAGGGATGGGTATGCTTTGACGTCACCGATTACATAAAGGGCAAGTTCCCGGCCGAGAAGACCTTCAGCTTTGTTCTCAAGCTCGTTGATGAGAGCATCAGCAACTACGCTTGGATTTACTCCCGGGAGAACTCCTACGACAGGCCACATCTTGAAATAACCTACCGGATTCCCGTTGCGATATCCAGTCTCACCGTCAGCAAGCCATACTACACCAGCAGCCCGATGAAGATAAGCTCCACCATAACCAACGGCGGTGAGAACGACGTCCAGCTCACCTACACCCTTACAATAGACAACAAGACCGTCGAGAACAAGACGATAACGGTTCCCGGCGGGGGTGAGGTGACCGAGACATACACTTGGTTCACGACCAAAGCGGGCACGCACACGATAAAGGCAGAGATACGTGGAGATGGCTTCTCCGATACGGCAGAGACCGTAATCAACGTGGAGTACAACCCCTACATACTTTTTGCCAGCCTTTCAAGGCTATATGCAAACTTCTTCGAGAGGGAGTATCCCAACGTTCAGGCCCTCTACGAGAACTTCACCGGTACGGTTGACCAGCTCCAGAAGTGCGGTGTTGATCTCGGTGACATCAAAGATGAGGTAAAGACGATAAACGAGGAGTACACCAAAATGCAGAGGGAGTATCAGCGGTACCTCAAGGTAAAGGAGAACCCCCTCTACCAGCGCGTCCAGTACTCGTATCCGATAACGCTCCACATAAGGAAGGCCCTCTTCCTCGAAAGGGACGTTGAAAAGAGGATAAAGAAAGTGCTTCCAATCCTCCAGAGAACCCTTGAGCAGGTTCTGCCGAGTTGCACTGCCCCCACCGGAAACCAGACCAATGTAACGAGCTCGAACGTTACGATAGTCATACCGAAGGTTCTCATAGACCTATCCCACGACCAGTACTACATTAACAAATACGGCTACCAGGGCCTCCTCAACGGTATTGAAAACGAGCTTGGCTGGGAGGTTTACGTGAACCTTGAGCCGCTCACATACGAGAAGCTCAAGAAGTACGATGTCCTCATCCTTACCAATCCAAAGAAGCCCTTAACGAGCGATGAGATAGAAGCCATAAGGGAGTTCGTGCAGAATGGTGGTGGACTTATAGTGTCTGGTGACTGGTACAAGTACGTGAACATCGAGAGCCTAAACGAGCTCCTCCAGGGTACAGGAATACAGTTTGAAAAGACGGAGCTCATGGATGAGGAGGAGAACAGCGGAAGGCCGTACTATCCGTTCGTTGGCATCTATAACAGGGACTCTCCGATAACCAAGTTCATACCCGAAGACTGGAAGATGTACTACAACGGCGACACCCTGATGATAGGTGGAAGCGCTGTTTGGGTCATCAGGGGCTTTGATAGCTCCTACGCTGTTGATGCCGACGGAAACATCGTTTACGAGAAGGGAAGTGAGCCAATCGTTGCAGCGGCAGTAACCTTCGGAAAGGGCAGGATAGTGGCATACGGTTCAAGCAGGACCTTCAGTGACGTCTACTACAGCAAGTACATAAAGAGCAACTGGCCCTTCATCAAGGGAGCCCTGCTCTGGCTGGTCGGCCAGAGCTGA